The nucleotide sequence TTGCGTTTATGGCTTCCTGTTTTTACTATCATCATATGCTGCTGATGAAAGAATTTGCAGGGATTTTGAATGAAAAAGAAGATGAAAGAAAATACGGATCATTAGCCGACACCATCAAGGCCGCCATTGTAGACAGGTTTTATAATGATGCCACCGGCAGGTTTGATAACGGCACCCAATCAGCACAGTTCGTCGGGCTATGGTACGGGCTGGTATCCGGTGACTCAAAGCAGCGGGCCATCGCAGCAATGAAACAGGCTGTGGCTGAAAAAAAAGAGCATCTCTCCACCGGTATCTTTGGCACAAAAATGCTGTTTGATGTGCTCCGGGAAAACGACCTCAATCAACTGGCTTACACGATCGCAGACCAGCGCGATTTCCCGGGCTGGGGTGCCATGATCGCCGGTGGGGCAACAACACTTTGGGAAACCTGGAAGTATTCCGATAATACGTACTCACAAAACCATCCGATGTTCGGATCGGTGGGGGAGTGGTTCTATCGCTCCCTGCTGGGCATTAACGCAGGAGCTGCCGGGTTCCGGAAAATTATCATAAAACCACAGCCAGCGGGGGATCTGGCATTTGCGGAAGGCAGTTACGCATCGGTCGCGGGAGTGATAAAATCCGGGTGGAACAGGGAGGGCGGTCGTTACCGGCTTAAGGTGACCATTCCGGCCAATACCACTGCCGAGATCTGGATCACGGCAAAAAAGAACAGTATGATAACAGAAGGCGGCCGCCCGTTAAAGGCGGAAAACGGCATTCGCGTGATAAGAAGAACAGCGGACTACGCTGTAGTAGCGACCGGTTCCGGGGAGTATCAGTTTGAGACTGCCGGTGTTCAGGAATGATCCGTATTTCATAACTTGTAGCCGGCTGGTATCTTAACGGACAACTAACATGAACAATTATAATTTTATCAGAAAGCTAGGCTGCATGCTGGTGCTTTTTTCCGCCGTGCAGTGTTGCTGCGGGCAGGGCATTATAAAGGAATTGCCATTGTACGACGGAGCGATACCTGGTGCAAAAGCAACAACCGTAAAAGAGCAAAAGGGTTTTGATCCGGAAGTAGACAGTCTGGTGTACCACGTGTCGGTGCCCACACTTGAGGTTTTCAGACCAGCATATTTACCACCTGGCGCACCGGCTGTGATCATTTGTCCGGGCGGTGGATATCATACCCTGCTGATCAACCGGGAAGGAAGATCGGTGGCCGAAGCCTTTAACCGCAAAGGCATCGCCGCCTTTGTGCTGAAGTACCGGCTACCGGATGATGCCTATCTGACCAACAAAGCCATGGCACCGCTGATGGATGCCCAGCAGGCTATTTTAAAGGTAAAGCAACATGCAGCGAAATGGGGCATCGACCCTCACGCCATCGGGATCATGGGTTTTTCGGCAGGCGGGCATGTAGCCGCTATGGCGGGGACGCATTTTGATTCGGTATATGTACCGCACTCCGGCGGGATCAGTCCGCGCCCCGATTTTATGATCCTTATCAATCCGGTGATCAGCTTTTCAGATGGTACGGGTCATGGGGGATCGCGCTCCAACCTTTTGGGTGCAGGAATAACGGAGGATAAGATCCGGTTCTTTTCAGGAGAACAACAGGTGACGGAGCGGACACCACCCGCTTTCCTGGCGCATGCGGCTGATGATAAAGTAGTACCGCTGGCAAACAGTATGGATCTTTTTGCTGCCTTAAAGAAAAACCGGGTAGCTGCGGAACTGCATGTTTATGCGTTTGGCGATCATGGTTTTTTAAAAAACCTTCCGGCCTTTGAACAATGGTTCGGGAGTTGTATTTACTGGATGCAGACCTCAGGATGGTTGAAGCAGGCCCGTTAGCCGGAAGACCGTTGCTGCATACCGGCGGCATAATCCCTGAGATAATCATAATGACTCCCCAGCATCCCGTTGCGGGCAATGGTAGCCCGTTCCAGTACAGCATTACTATTGCCGGTAAGATCATCCAGCACAAATTTGATCAGCTGTTCTCCGAAATAACGGCTGGCATCCCGCGGTAATTCATTGGGCAGGTTGCCGACCGCCATAATGTCCACTGAAGTTTTTAAATAAGGGTTAGTGATTTCCTTTGTGGTCCGGTCGACTCCATACACCGGGTCTTCGATGGTTTGGGTCCGTTTGTTGATGGGAACGGATCCGTTCTCATCATCGGATACATCGGCAATGGTCTCGATAATAAAATCCTCCCGGCTGATGTCTTCCGTTTCAAACAGGCGGGGCACGCCTTCATACCAGTACACGCCATTCAGTAAGATATCTGTTTGACGGGTATAGGGCTTGAATTTACTCACATACTCCTGCGGATGTTCGTGGAAATCCTGCCGGCTGTAATTACCGGTGACAGCATGTTTGTAAAGGTCGTATCCTTTTAGCTGGGTATATACGGGGTAATTAAAACGCCGTTCCAGGTATTCGTCCGGTTCCACTTCATGCACCCCCATCAGGTTCATGATCTCCAGCAATCCGTGCGCTACACGGCCGCTCCCGGTAACAGCAATTTTAACATTGGGGAGCCGGAGTCCAAAATAAGTATGGATCAGTTCTTTAAAGTTCTTTTGTTTGTATACGCGGTCCAGCCGGAAAAGCCCGGTGCGGGTACCATAGGCCATCAGTCCGTTATGTGCGCCCACGATGCCCGCGAAAAAACCAAACCCGATGATCCGTTTTCCGTCCTCATGTTCCAGGCATTCATAATCGATCAGCGTGATCTTTTTTTCCAGCACCGCCTGCAGCAGTTGTTGATTGTGGGGCTGTTTTTTTTTGGTGTGGGAGAAAAAAAGATAGGTCTTGCCTTCGATCAGCGCGTTTACCAGCACTTCTTTAATACCCAGCAGGATATCGCAGCTGCTGATATCTTCGCTGAGCGTGATCCCTGCCCGTTCATACTCCTCATCCTTATAACACCGGGTCGGCGAAGGCTGGGCAACAAAGGAAAGATGCGGGCGGTGTGCCTGCAGCCATTTGCACTGTGCCGGGGTAAGGGCCACTCGGCTGTCCTGCGGGATTTTTCCTTCGCGTATCAGCCCGATTTTAAACTGCTTCATAGCGGATCGTCTTTTTGTTAAACAAATGCGCCATTAAATTGTAATTTTGAGTAACGGTAATGAAAGTACTTAATAAAATATTATCTGTGCTCAGGAATATCCTTCTTCCGAAGAAAAACTGTTGCAAATAGGAAATTTGTCCTTAAAAAAATATACCGGAGGAAATGTTGTTTTCCGCCGAATCTTCGTAATATTGCAGCCCTTCTGATGCGATCAGTTACCAGCCCAGATGGCGGAATTGGTAGACGCGCTAGACTCAAAATCTGGTTTCGGCAACGGAGTGCAGGTTCGATTCCTGTTCTGGGCACTTGATTATCAATCATTTAGAAAAGACTCACTTGGTGGGTCTTTTTTATTTGCAAACAATTTGCAAACAAACTTTTATCAGGAAGAAGTGAAAGAACTTATATGACTAAGTTAATCCTTTTTTATTGTTTTGGGAATCCTGTTTCTTTTAGCACCTTGACGCTATGAAGCTATTCTGACTCTACTCCTTTCGCTAAACATGGATATAAATAAGGAGATTTTCTCTTCAGTAAATTGATACCTTGGCATAAGTACCAATCTTCATAATTCCTGGGAATTTTCTTTATTTTTTTAATTGAGCAAATCGTGTTCCAACAAAGTCCCAATTCACCAGCTTCCACCATGCATTAATATAATCTGGCCTCCTGCTCTGATATTTCAGGTAATAGGCATGTTCCCAAACGTCAAGGCCTAATACAGGAAAGCCTTTAATTTCTGCGATGTCCATTAATGGATTATCCTGGTTAGCGGTAGAAACTACTTTCAGCTTACTATCAGGAAGGGCTACCAGCCAGGCCCAACCGCTGCCAAACCTTGTGGTTGCTGCTGTATTAAATTCTTTTTGAAAAGCTTCAAACGAATTAAAATCCCGGCGGATCCATTCATTTATCTTCCCTGCCGGAAGATTGCTATCGGAAGGTTTACGAAGGATTTTCCAGAATAATTCATGATTATAATGCCCCCCGGCATTGTTCCTCATTTTTGTGCTGTACTTCGAGATCCGGGATAACACCTCCTCAACTGTGGTGCTACTGGTTTGCACACCCTCTTCTTTTGCAGCTTCTGCGAGGTTTTTTGCGTAGCCTGCGGCATGTTTTGTGTAATGTATCTCCATCGTTTGCGCATCAATGACCGGCTCCAGCGCGTCATAGGCATATCCAAGCGGTTCCTGGACCCATCCTGTTTTCAGGATTAGATTATGGGGTTGCTTCCAATTGAGACCGATACCGGCAGCCAATCCGGCCATGCCTGTATTTTTAATAAACTGCCTGCGGTTGAAATTACTTTTCATAACTGAAATATTTTAAAAGTGATAGAATAAGAGCGCTATTAAATACAATCAAAAAGATTTTGAACTTAGCCGCCAATGCTGATTTTTTAAAGGTCTGTCTCTTTTAATTTTAATTACTTCTTCACAAAAGAAGGATCACTCAACGTCTTCATGAAGGAAATTAGATCTTCTTTTTCCTGCTCCGTTAACGGGATCCGGTTATTATTATTTTTAAATACCGGATCAAGATTATTAGCCCCTAATACTCCATTGTCAAAATAGTCCAAAACTGATTTCAAAGTTGGGAACTGCCCAAAGCTGCCGTAAGGTGCAGTATATTCAACATTTCTTAAAGAAGGGACTCTGAAACTCATATAATCAGCAGCAATCCCGGTTACCCTGGCACGCCCGGCTTCATTAATGTCCGGGTTTAAAGGAAAGCCAATATTCCTGAAACTCTGGTCTGTAAATAATTCCGTGCTGTGGCAGCTTACACATTTCTGCTGAAAAATCTGGTGCCCCCGTGCTTCGCTTTCTGTAAAAGAAGCACCTTCTTTTCGTATTACCTTATCATATTTACTATTGGCAGAAATCAGTGTATATACGTATTGTGCAATGCTGTTGTAAATCCTTTCAGGATTTATAGTTTCATCTCCAAATGTTTTTTTAAATAAGCTTCTGTATTCGGATTCATCTTGTATTTTACCAATAATTTCCAAAATAGAAGAGTTCATTTCTTCTTTTGTTATAATGGGAACCAATGGTTGATGCTCCACCTGAAGCACATTCCCATCCCAATTATAAAATTTCATAAACGCCATATTCTGAATCGGTGGCACATTTCGAAGCCCAACCCTTCCATAAATCCCGATTGCCTGAATATTATTATCGGCAAAGGCATTCGACTCTTTATGGCAACTGGCACAGGAAATAGTATTATTAGCGCTAAACTTTTTCTCCTGAAAAAGCTTTTCGCCTAATTCCATCCCGTATTTTGTAGGTTTATTTCCGTTTACCGAACTGTTCAGCACGGGAAATCCTGCCGGAATATTTAACGAAATTTCGGGGTTGTCATAAGAAACAGGGTCTATGGCATCCTTCCTGCTACAGGCCTGTAATATCAATACGACTGACAATATCCCGAATACTTTTTTCATTTCAAAACGTCTATTTATAAAATGATGTGCCATTGCATTGAATACCTACACACGCTTCAGCATATTATTTCGACACATACAAAGCAGGATCTTTCACAAACGCATCCTTACAACCTTTCGAGCAAAAGCCATATACCTTTCCTTTGTAATGTGCTGTGTCCGCTACGCCTGCGGTTACAGGCATCCCGCAAACCAAATCTTTCGGATTGTCAAATTTTATGTTTTTAAACATTTTTTCAGGATGTAAAGCAGTATTCATTCCTCCATCATATAAAGCTCTCATACCGTCCACCATATCTTTATCAGAATTAGTTTCATTGCCGCCTTTAAATGGTGGCTGTGGGTCATATTCCAAGTCAAGCATGGCGGCTTTGGTATATTTTTCTCCGGCTATTTCATTTATCAATGCAAGGCTCATATCTATGCCCGCTGAAACACCGGCACTTGTCCAGTATTTACCGCTATGCGTATATCGTGTGTTTTGAATTTTTGCCCCGTAATCGGCAGCCAGTATTTTTTTACCATACCAATGTGTAGTAGCTTCTTTATCTTTTAACAAGCCTGCCGCACCCAATATCCACGCACCCGTGCAAACGCTGGTGGTGTATTTTGAGGTACTGTCAATGCTGCGTATCCAGCTTAAAAGTTCATCATCTTTTGTTTGCTCATACGTTGTAGCCAATCCTCCGGGCATCAGTAATATGTCCAGGTGTTTTACTTCATCAATAGAAGTGTCTACCTGTACTTTTAAGCCAGCCCCATCTTCAACAATACCTTTATGCTTTGCTATAAAAAAAACTTTGCTTCCCATCAGGTGTGTAAGCACCGAATACGGTCCCATTGCATCTAACGGAGAGTAGCCATCATATAAAAAAATACCGACCGTTTTGATTTCTACTTTGGGTTGGGGAAATATTTCCGCCATTGATGCTGGTTTTACCGTTTCCTGATTTTTATTTTTGCAGGCTGTTACCATGACTATGGATAATACAGCTATGATTATTTTTTTCATTACTATAAAATTTAAAAAACGGCAGCCACTCAATTGGTTACCGCTACAATTGAAAAATTAAAACTTTCCTGTTATAGTTACTCCCCACATTCTTGGGCTACCCATCATATAGGAGCCGTAACCATAGGCCATATAACGTACATCGTTGAGGTTGCGAATCCACAATGCAATGTCTAAATGGTTGCTGGTAACACCAGCTCTGGCATTGAGCATACCATAAGCACCCTGATGATAGGAATTGGTAAAATCTAATTGATATTCACCTGTGTATCTAAATTCTCCTCTTATAAATGCTTTAAAGGTTTGAGCAGATTTGGAAAAAGGAATACCATATTGAACCGCAAGCATAGATTGCAATGCAGGATTGTTAATCGCCTTATTCCCTTTGTAATCTTTTACAGCATTTGTTGCTGCATCAAAAAGCTCTAATTTTTTATATTCGCTATGCGAGGTGCTGGCAGTCCAGTCTATTTGTAAATTTTTGAAAGGAAGTACCGATGTTTCCAATTCCAATCCATAGTTATTCATATCACCTACATTTAGGGTGGCATAGTTTATACCATCTTTGGAGGTGGATACCTGTTGGTCTTTTTGTTGAAAATAAAACGCAGTAAGATTTATTTTAAGCCTGTTATTGAATAAGTTGTTTTTGACACCTATTTCATAATTATCCGATTTCTCGGGATTATAGGTAGGGTAAGCAGGGTTGCCAAAATTAAAGCCCCCTACTCTAAATCCTTTTGCATAAGAGCTATACACCATAGAATTTTCCGTCAATTTGTAACTCAAAATAATCTTAGGCGTAAATGCGTTAAAAGTTTTCTTTGCCGTGCTGTCCGCAGTCAAAGGCGTTACCGTACCATCTTTTTCAGAAGCCGAATTTTGGGTAAGTTCGCGATGTTCTATATCATATCTCGCTCCGGCTGTTACATCAAGTTTTGGAGCTATAGAATATGTAGCCTGCCCATAAAACGCTACTCCGTAAGACTTTCTCTTTCCATTACTGATCGAAGCATAAGGGGCATTGGGGTCGTACAATGCATAATCCTGGTCAAAATAAGTATTGTTACCATTCTTCAGCCTTTCACCGAAAAGAAATGAGCCCGCGGTCCATTTCCATTTGCCTGCATTTGCCGGTGAAGAAAAGCGAAACTCCTGTGTAAGCTCATTTTCTTTTGTCCAATTCTTGCCACTTATTAACTGGTCAGGAGTAAAATCAAAATCAAACCTCCCCGGAAACCAGATATGATAATCAACCAATGCAGTAATAGAAGTAAAATTAAAATTACTGCCAAAGTATTTTATTGCTAAAGAAGTGTTGAAATTAGTTCTGCGTTCGGTATTATCCCAATTTCCAAAAGCCGTATAAGGATTGGCTCTGGCCATGCTGTCGGTGGCAGCCCAGGGATAAGCGCCCTTGTCTTTATCATTTTCATATCTTGTGTTCCAGTCTATTGTCCATTTATCCGATGCAAGATATTTCAGGTTCACATTTCCACTGTACGCATTATGTTGGTCAAAATTTTTTGTATTCAATGTAGGATTTGAATAAACAGAACCACGACCATTAGACTGTAAGCCGGCATTCACAAATAACTTATCCTTTATTAATGGTGTATTGAAACCCGCGCTGTAACGCTGTTGTCTATAATTACCAAAATCTATTTCAGCAAAGCCGGTCATTTTATTTACCGGCTTTTTGGTAATAATATTCAGTACGCCGCTATATGCATTTCTCCCATAGAGCGTGCCTTGGGGGCCTCTCAAAATTTCAACTCTTTCAATATTATTAAAATTGAGCGGTGCGGAAAAATAGTCAAACTGATAAACTCCATCCACGTACGTTGCTACAGATTGGTCATTAGCAAAACCCATTGCACCCCGAATATTGATAAAATTAGAACCTATACTATTTCCATGCTCCACTATAAAGGTGCTTGGAGCTAATGCTGTAAGGTCGCTGATAGTCCACACACGGTATTGTTCTAACTGTTTTGCATTCAATGCGGTAACAGCGATTGGCGTTTTTTGTAAGTTGGTTTCAACCTTATCTGCTGTTACTACTACTTCGTCCAATTGTTTACTTTCT is from Niabella beijingensis and encodes:
- a CDS encoding alpha/beta hydrolase produces the protein MNNYNFIRKLGCMLVLFSAVQCCCGQGIIKELPLYDGAIPGAKATTVKEQKGFDPEVDSLVYHVSVPTLEVFRPAYLPPGAPAVIICPGGGYHTLLINREGRSVAEAFNRKGIAAFVLKYRLPDDAYLTNKAMAPLMDAQQAILKVKQHAAKWGIDPHAIGIMGFSAGGHVAAMAGTHFDSVYVPHSGGISPRPDFMILINPVISFSDGTGHGGSRSNLLGAGITEDKIRFFSGEQQVTERTPPAFLAHAADDKVVPLANSMDLFAALKKNRVAAELHVYAFGDHGFLKNLPAFEQWFGSCIYWMQTSGWLKQAR
- a CDS encoding NAD(P)-dependent oxidoreductase; the protein is MKQFKIGLIREGKIPQDSRVALTPAQCKWLQAHRPHLSFVAQPSPTRCYKDEEYERAGITLSEDISSCDILLGIKEVLVNALIEGKTYLFFSHTKKKQPHNQQLLQAVLEKKITLIDYECLEHEDGKRIIGFGFFAGIVGAHNGLMAYGTRTGLFRLDRVYKQKNFKELIHTYFGLRLPNVKIAVTGSGRVAHGLLEIMNLMGVHEVEPDEYLERRFNYPVYTQLKGYDLYKHAVTGNYSRQDFHEHPQEYVSKFKPYTRQTDILLNGVYWYEGVPRLFETEDISREDFIIETIADVSDDENGSVPINKRTQTIEDPVYGVDRTTKEITNPYLKTSVDIMAVGNLPNELPRDASRYFGEQLIKFVLDDLTGNSNAVLERATIARNGMLGSHYDYLRDYAAGMQQRSSG
- a CDS encoding Fe-Mn family superoxide dismutase, which gives rise to MKSNFNRRQFIKNTGMAGLAAGIGLNWKQPHNLILKTGWVQEPLGYAYDALEPVIDAQTMEIHYTKHAAGYAKNLAEAAKEEGVQTSSTTVEEVLSRISKYSTKMRNNAGGHYNHELFWKILRKPSDSNLPAGKINEWIRRDFNSFEAFQKEFNTAATTRFGSGWAWLVALPDSKLKVVSTANQDNPLMDIAEIKGFPVLGLDVWEHAYYLKYQSRRPDYINAWWKLVNWDFVGTRFAQLKK
- a CDS encoding cytochrome-c peroxidase, translating into MKKVFGILSVVLILQACSRKDAIDPVSYDNPEISLNIPAGFPVLNSSVNGNKPTKYGMELGEKLFQEKKFSANNTISCASCHKESNAFADNNIQAIGIYGRVGLRNVPPIQNMAFMKFYNWDGNVLQVEHQPLVPIITKEEMNSSILEIIGKIQDESEYRSLFKKTFGDETINPERIYNSIAQYVYTLISANSKYDKVIRKEGASFTESEARGHQIFQQKCVSCHSTELFTDQSFRNIGFPLNPDINEAGRARVTGIAADYMSFRVPSLRNVEYTAPYGSFGQFPTLKSVLDYFDNGVLGANNLDPVFKNNNNRIPLTEQEKEDLISFMKTLSDPSFVKK
- a CDS encoding DJ-1/PfpI family protein; this encodes MKKIIIAVLSIVMVTACKNKNQETVKPASMAEIFPQPKVEIKTVGIFLYDGYSPLDAMGPYSVLTHLMGSKVFFIAKHKGIVEDGAGLKVQVDTSIDEVKHLDILLMPGGLATTYEQTKDDELLSWIRSIDSTSKYTTSVCTGAWILGAAGLLKDKEATTHWYGKKILAADYGAKIQNTRYTHSGKYWTSAGVSAGIDMSLALINEIAGEKYTKAAMLDLEYDPQPPFKGGNETNSDKDMVDGMRALYDGGMNTALHPEKMFKNIKFDNPKDLVCGMPVTAGVADTAHYKGKVYGFCSKGCKDAFVKDPALYVSK
- a CDS encoding TonB-dependent receptor; its protein translation is MKQFIYTVLATFLLANVQAQTIKGKVAATNGNPIEAATISILNTGKTTITDKYGNFSFANIAPGTYQLSISLVGFAKQLKVITVNAGIETKINFTLSEESKQLDEVVVTADKVETNLQKTPIAVTALNAKQLEQYRVWTISDLTALAPSTFIVEHGNSIGSNFINIRGAMGFANDQSVATYVDGVYQFDYFSAPLNFNNIERVEILRGPQGTLYGRNAYSGVLNIITKKPVNKMTGFAEIDFGNYRQQRYSAGFNTPLIKDKLFVNAGLQSNGRGSVYSNPTLNTKNFDQHNAYSGNVNLKYLASDKWTIDWNTRYENDKDKGAYPWAATDSMARANPYTAFGNWDNTERRTNFNTSLAIKYFGSNFNFTSITALVDYHIWFPGRFDFDFTPDQLISGKNWTKENELTQEFRFSSPANAGKWKWTAGSFLFGERLKNGNNTYFDQDYALYDPNAPYASISNGKRKSYGVAFYGQATYSIAPKLDVTAGARYDIEHRELTQNSASEKDGTVTPLTADSTAKKTFNAFTPKIILSYKLTENSMVYSSYAKGFRVGGFNFGNPAYPTYNPEKSDNYEIGVKNNLFNNRLKINLTAFYFQQKDQQVSTSKDGINYATLNVGDMNNYGLELETSVLPFKNLQIDWTASTSHSEYKKLELFDAATNAVKDYKGNKAINNPALQSMLAVQYGIPFSKSAQTFKAFIRGEFRYTGEYQLDFTNSYHQGAYGMLNARAGVTSNHLDIALWIRNLNDVRYMAYGYGSYMMGSPRMWGVTITGKF